One genomic segment of Danio rerio strain Tuebingen ecotype United States chromosome 11, GRCz12tu, whole genome shotgun sequence includes these proteins:
- the uts2b gene encoding prepro-urotensin II-beta isoform X1 — MDTSEAYINPGGVSLRRNSRLKASVFCVSVGVIMMWKLLLLFALLLTVLEPLLGHPVVQSAEMSFGRPGLRTAGFVPSQAVKEALLEKPLWSRFLGSRKQYHKRGSNTECFWKYCV; from the exons ATGGACACTTCTGAAGCGTATATAAACCCAGGAGGAGTTTCACTGAGGAGAAACTCCAGGCTGAAGGCTTCAGTTTTTTGTGTGTCTGTTGGTGTCATCATGATGTGGAAGCTGCTTCTGCTCTTTGCTTTGCTCCTCACCGTCCTCGAACCTCTGCTCGGTCACCCGGTGGTGCAGTCGGCGGAGATGAGCTTCGGCAGGCCCG GTCTCAGAACAGCAGGATTTGTCCCCAGTCAAGCTGTAAAAGAG GCCTTGCTGGAAAAACCGCTGTGGAGTCGTTTTCTAGGCAGCAGAAAGCAGTATCACAAACGCGGCAGCAACACAGAGTGCTTCTGGAAATACTGTGTGTGA
- the uts2b gene encoding prepro-urotensin II-beta precursor — MMWKLLLLFALLLTVLEPLLGHPVVQSAEMSFGRPVVVEEEQALNPEELSFSEQAYLSHDAAGFGYPSLISGDISSDGLRTAGFVPSQAVKEALLEKPLWSRFLGSRKQYHKRGSNTECFWKYCV, encoded by the exons ATGATGTGGAAGCTGCTTCTGCTCTTTGCTTTGCTCCTCACCGTCCTCGAACCTCTGCTCGGTCACCCGGTGGTGCAGTCGGCGGAGATGAGCTTCGGCAGGCCCG TTGTTGTAGAAGAAGAGCAGGCTCTCAATCCAGAGGAGCTGAGTTTCTCGGAGCAGGCGTATCTCTCCCATGATGCCGCAGGGTTCGGTTACCCGTCTCTCATCAGTGGAGACATCAGCAGTGACG GTCTCAGAACAGCAGGATTTGTCCCCAGTCAAGCTGTAAAAGAG GCCTTGCTGGAAAAACCGCTGTGGAGTCGTTTTCTAGGCAGCAGAAAGCAGTATCACAAACGCGGCAGCAACACAGAGTGCTTCTGGAAATACTGTGTGTGA